One region of Gossypium raimondii isolate GPD5lz chromosome 6, ASM2569854v1, whole genome shotgun sequence genomic DNA includes:
- the LOC105774155 gene encoding uncharacterized protein LOC105774155 yields MLQLLFTVIFAEMAVIIVLCFKTPLRKLVLMVLDRAKRGRGPVIVKTVGGTVSVVMLSYIFSMMMLKKRWIVDGNASLTDEILMAKNLLETTLMGGLLFLSLIIDKLHHYIKELRIRRKTMETAKKQGQGFEDAGGSDKVTALEEEIATLRARIKQLESD; encoded by the exons ATGCTACAGTTGTTGTTCACGGTGATATTCGCAGAGATGGCGGTGATCATCGTACTATGCTTCAAGACACCGTTAAGGAAGCTGGTGTTAATGGTTCTGGATCGGGCCAAGAGGGGACGAGGTCCGGTCATAGTGAAGACGGTGGGCGGAACAGTATCCGTTGTGATGTTGTCGTACATATTCAGCATGATGATGCTCAAGAAACGCTGGATCGTTGATGGAAACGCTTCTCTAACGGACGAGATTCTCATGGCCAAAAACCTCCTCGAAACTACTCTCATgg GGGGGTTGCTATTCCTATCTCTAATTATAGACAAATTACACCATTATATTAAAGAACTCCGTATAAGAAGGAAGACCATGGAGACTGCCAAGAAACAAGGTCAGGGATTTGAAGATGCAGGTGGGTCAGACAAAGTTACGGCCTTGGAGGAAGAAATAGCCACTCTGAGGGCAAGGATTAAGCAGCTTGAATCTGACTAG